GCGCCGGTCGGCGTGTCGGCGGCGGCAAACCAGTCGGTCAGGTCGTTGTAGGTGTGGCGCTGGGTCAGCGGCGCCGGCAGCACGACGGCGTTCAGCCCGTCGAACTGCAACGGCTCGGCGCGCAGGCACAGGTGCACGTTGTCGGGCACCGCGTTGAGCCGCTGCGCGCGCGTCCACACCGACTCGCTGAGTGCGGCGTCGTGATTGCCCGGAATCATGACCCATGGGCCGGCATGCGCGCGCGTCGCGTTGAACAGCCGCAGCACCGTCTTGTCGGCGATGCCCTGGGCGTCGAACACGTCGCCGGCGACCAGCACCAGATCGACGCGCTGTTCGGTCGCCAGTGCGGCCAGCCGCTCGACCGCGGCGATGCGGGCTTCGGCCAGCAGTGCCGCCTCGTCGGCGTCGAATTGTCCGTACTGTCGGCCGATCTGCCAGTCGGCGGTGTGGAGAAGTCTGAGCACAGGTGTGGGCGGGGCATCGCGGGGCGCATACCTTGCGTCGGCGACGCCGGACCTGTCAATCGCTGCCGGGCGCGGGCGGGCAGTATTCGCCGGCTGCGGGAAAAGTTGTGCGCACCGCCGTCATCCGGGACGTGTATCTTTAGCGCACCGGATCGCCGATTCCTGCGGCGGCCGGCGGGCACGCACCGTTGCGTGCGCCCATCCACCGCTCACCCGGAAGGCCCGTACCATGAGCGCTACCCTCCTTGCCGAGGCGGACGCCGAAGCCCGCCTGCTCGCATCCCCACCGTCGGAGTACATGTCGCCGGAGCAACTCGCCTTCTTCCGGCAGCGATTGCTCGCCGAGCGCGATGCGCTGCTGCAGTCGGCGCATGAAACGACGCAGCACCTGCACGAATTCGAGCGCACGCCCGACCCGTCGGATCGCGCGTCGCTGGAGGAGGATCATTCGCTGGAACTGCGCGTTCGCGATCGCGAACGCAAGCACCTGCACACGATAGACGAGGCGCTGGCGCGCATCGACGACGGCAGTTACGGCTGGTGCGAATTTACCGGCGAGCCGATAGGGCTCGCCCGGCTGCTGGCGCGGCCGACCGCAACGATGTCGGTCGAGGCGCAGGAACTGCACGAAAAGCGCCGCAAGATGCGCGGACGCTGACCGCGCAGCAGGGACTCAATGCGTGCGG
The window above is part of the Methyloversatilis discipulorum genome. Proteins encoded here:
- the dksA gene encoding RNA polymerase-binding protein DksA codes for the protein MSATLLAEADAEARLLASPPSEYMSPEQLAFFRQRLLAERDALLQSAHETTQHLHEFERTPDPSDRASLEEDHSLELRVRDRERKHLHTIDEALARIDDGSYGWCEFTGEPIGLARLLARPTATMSVEAQELHEKRRKMRGR